From the genome of Ignavibacteriales bacterium, one region includes:
- a CDS encoding iron ABC transporter permease — protein sequence MTLLSRNKITFTFFLLLLGIFFFFDILLGSVRIPIMDAFNIITGSSSRNSTWATIITAFRIPKAITAVLAGSALSVSGLLMQTFFRNPLADPFVLGISSGASLGVALVILTANFLGLNLFFLSNIFNKLSTTVAAGIGASVILVLITFISKKISSNITLLIFGLMLGYIIGAFESILKYFSSPEALQGFVIWGMGNFGNVIWSDLLILIPTILFGLTIAFLLSKSLNLFLLGENYAVSMGMNLKVIRLLIIVIVGILGGVITAFCGPIAFIGIAVPHMTRKMMNEYDHKILIPAVALVGSSLALFCDIISQLIWNDQTIPINIVTSLVGAPVVMWIILQQRKIKHTIAMD from the coding sequence ATGACCCTGCTGAGTAGAAATAAAATCACGTTCACATTTTTCTTGTTATTGCTGGGGATTTTTTTCTTCTTCGATATTCTATTAGGTTCGGTAAGAATTCCAATTATGGACGCATTTAATATTATAACCGGTTCCTCTTCAAGGAATTCAACGTGGGCAACAATTATAACAGCATTTAGAATTCCCAAAGCAATCACTGCCGTTTTAGCAGGAAGCGCTTTGTCGGTAAGCGGATTATTGATGCAAACATTTTTTAGAAACCCGCTGGCGGATCCATTTGTTCTCGGAATTAGTTCCGGCGCAAGTCTTGGAGTTGCGTTGGTGATTTTAACTGCTAATTTCTTGGGCTTAAATCTTTTTTTCTTGAGTAATATTTTTAACAAACTTAGTACTACTGTTGCCGCCGGAATTGGTGCATCGGTTATTTTGGTGTTAATTACATTTATTTCAAAAAAAATAAGCAGCAATATAACTTTGCTAATTTTCGGTTTAATGCTCGGATACATAATTGGTGCTTTTGAGAGCATTCTAAAATATTTTAGTTCGCCGGAAGCTCTGCAAGGATTTGTAATATGGGGAATGGGAAATTTTGGGAATGTAATTTGGAGTGATCTATTAATATTAATCCCTACCATTCTATTCGGTTTAACTATAGCTTTTCTTTTATCAAAATCGCTGAATCTTTTTTTACTTGGTGAAAATTATGCTGTTAGCATGGGGATGAATTTAAAAGTAATAAGATTATTGATAATAGTAATTGTTGGAATTCTTGGCGGAGTTATTACGGCATTTTGCGGTCCCATCGCTTTTATCGGAATAGCAGTCCCTCATATGACAAGAAAAATGATGAATGAATATGATCATAAAATTCTTATTCCCGCTGTAGCGTTGGTTGGCAGCAGTCTTGCGCTTTTTTGTGATATAATTTCGCAATTGATTTGGAATGATCAAACTATTCCGATCAACATTGTAACTTCTCTTGTTGGTGCACCGGTCGTGATGTGGATTATTCTTCAACAGCGAAAAATTAAACACACAATTGCAATGGATTAA
- a CDS encoding ABC transporter ATP-binding protein yields MPEPNPILFTKNLAVGYKVKKSNDYILLDGLNLSVERGELICLLGSNGCGKSTLLRTLTGVQKPILGDIYIENKSIKSFERPQLAKVLSIVLTENLSADGISVFSLVSMGRYPHNNWLGMLTENDFKIINHILDITGLTPYKSKLFTELSDGFKQKVMIARALAQDTPLILLDEPTAYLDIPTRIEILDLIKSMTRQFNKAIIFSSHDLDLALQTADVIWLITKDQRIEVDAPEDLVINGHFEKAFNKKEVKFYPQRGIFKIDRATDTRINVKGDQLEVIWTERALERIGISTEGDQKIAAEIQIEKVNDRLFWNLEINSESHQFSSINELIKYFKKM; encoded by the coding sequence ATGCCAGAACCGAATCCAATATTATTTACTAAAAATTTAGCTGTTGGATATAAAGTAAAAAAATCTAATGATTACATTCTTTTAGATGGATTAAATTTATCTGTTGAAAGAGGGGAATTGATCTGTCTACTCGGATCGAACGGATGCGGGAAATCAACATTGTTAAGAACTTTAACGGGTGTACAAAAACCGATTTTAGGCGACATATATATTGAGAACAAATCAATTAAATCATTCGAAAGACCTCAACTCGCTAAAGTTCTTAGTATTGTTTTAACAGAGAACTTAAGTGCAGATGGGATTTCTGTATTTTCTTTAGTTAGCATGGGTCGTTATCCACATAACAATTGGCTCGGTATGTTAACCGAGAACGATTTTAAAATAATCAATCATATACTGGATATAACCGGCTTGACACCATACAAGAGCAAATTATTTACAGAACTAAGTGATGGGTTCAAACAGAAAGTTATGATTGCAAGAGCTTTAGCACAGGACACACCCTTGATTTTATTGGATGAACCAACCGCTTATCTTGATATACCAACAAGAATTGAAATATTGGATCTGATCAAATCCATGACAAGACAATTTAACAAAGCGATAATTTTTTCTTCTCACGATCTTGATCTTGCTTTACAGACGGCTGATGTTATTTGGTTAATCACGAAAGACCAAAGAATTGAAGTTGATGCCCCCGAAGACCTCGTCATTAACGGTCATTTCGAGAAAGCATTCAATAAAAAAGAAGTCAAATTTTATCCTCAAAGAGGAATCTTTAAGATTGACCGAGCAACTGATACAAGAATTAATGTTAAGGGGGATCAACTTGAAGTTATCTGGACTGAACGTGCCCTTGAAAGAATTGGTATCTCTACAGAAGGAGACCAAAAGATAGCTGCAGAAATTCAAATAGAAAAAGTTAACGACAGACTTTTCTGGAATCTTGAAATAAATTCGGAATCACATCAGTTTTCTTCTATCAATGAATTGATAAAATATTTTAAAAAAATGTGA